A window from Solanum stenotomum isolate F172 chromosome 7, ASM1918654v1, whole genome shotgun sequence encodes these proteins:
- the LOC125869722 gene encoding LOW QUALITY PROTEIN: uncharacterized protein LOC125869722 (The sequence of the model RefSeq protein was modified relative to this genomic sequence to represent the inferred CDS: substituted 2 bases at 2 genomic stop codons) translates to MRDMIIEQNDTIAAIRRENNVVPPNNVRPQVRRNVPHIPFVNPEYDNDDFDVEFNLERRDRRGQRGRVEDDNINSIKMKMPSFKGTRDPDLYLDWERRVEAIFDCHNYSEGKKVKLAVVEFSDYAASWWKKLARDRLQEELPPIATWADMKRVMRKRFIPSYFQRDLQSRLQRLKQGSMSVDEYFKSMDMAMIQANCMEEEEATIARFLNGLNTEIANVVEIQQYVTLDEFVDLSVKVEKQIEKKQQNNSWRSRPNTISKKPWSTQEGKAPSKPQDDRGKGKVEEGGKTFNPKSSKPSSSIQCHKCHGRGHMMHECPSRRNILLREIGEYESEKSEGEEEEGEGVSEEDDVELPNDGIIGVVRRIMTINLGSVDEGQRENLFYTRCGIKGKTYSMIIDGGSCANVVSSYLVDKLGIACMKRSTPYRLQWLNDCGEVKVNKQCMISFNVGRYEDEILCDVVPMQACHVLLGRPWQYDRQNFEDVFPDDTPKGLPPLRGIEHHIDFVPGSQLPNRPAYRSNPEETKELQGXVEELLXKGFVRESMSPCSVPVLLVPKKDGTWRMCFVVSSKGVEVDDEKIKAIKEWPKPNSVTEVRSFHGLASFYRRFVRDFSTIAAPLTEVIKKDKVFTWGKEQDDAFNLLKDKLCSAPLLQLPDFSKSFEVECDASGKGIGAVLMQDSKPIAYFSEKLSGATLNYSTYDKELYALVRALATWQHYLWPREFVVKTDHESLKYLKSQGKLSRRHAKWVEFIETFPYVIAYKQGKENVVADALSRRYKFNLQDEFLFKENKLCVPNCSLRELFVREAHCGGLMGHFGVPKTLEILSEHFYWPSMRKDVEKVCSYCLECKQAKSRTLPHGLYTPLPVSNSPWIDISMDFILGLPRTKYGKDSIFVVVDRFSKMARFIPCKKTNDASHVADLFVKEVVKLHGIPRTIVSDRDAKFLSHFWRILWGKLGTKLLFSTSCHPQTDGQTEVVNRTLGNMLRAILKGKLTSWEDYLPIVEFAYNRTFHSSTGKTPFEVVYGFNPLTPLDLLPLPLVWVHMRKERFPSKRKTKLDPRGSGPYKVLERIGDNAYKLDLPGEFQI, encoded by the exons ATGAGGGATATGATTATCGAGCAGAATGACACCATAGCTGCAATTAGGAGGGAGAATAATGTTGTACCACCAAATAATGTTAGACCCCAAGTTAGAAGGAATGTACCCCATATCCCTTTTGTAAATCCtgaatatgataatgatgattttgatgttgaatttaATCTAGAAAGAAGAGATAGGAGGGGACAAAGAGGTAGAGTAGAAgatgataatataaatagtataaagatgaagatgccATCTTTCAAGGGGACAAGGGATCCAGACTTGTACCTTGATTGGGAGAGACGAGTTGAAGCCATCTTTGATTGCCATAACTACTCTGAGGGTAAGAAAGTTAAACTTGCTGTTGTTGAGTTTTCTGATTATGCTGCTTCTTGGTGGAAAAAGCTTGCTAGGGACAGATTGCAAGAGGAGCTACCACCTATTGCTACGTGGGCAGATATGAAAAGGGTAATGAGGAAGCGATTTATTCCATCATACTTCCAAAGAGATCTACAATCTCGCCTTCAACGCTTGAAGCAAGGCTCCATGTCGGTGGATGAGTACTTCAAAAGCATGGATATGGCTATGATCCAAGCTAACTGcatggaggaagaagaggctACAATAGCTagatttttaaatggtttaaataCAGAAATAGCTAATGTAGTAGAGATACAACAATATGTAACTTTAGATGAGTTTGTTGATTTGTctgtaaaagttgaaaaacaaattgagaaaaagcaGCAAAATAACTCATGGAGAAGTCGACCAAACACTATCTCTAAGAAGCCATGGTCAACTCAAGAGGGGAAAGCTCCTTCCAAACCTCAAGATGATAGAGGTAAAGGTAAAGTTGAGGAGGGAGGTAAAACCTTTAATCCTAAATCTTCTAAACCTTCAAGTTCTATTCAATGTCACAAATGTCATGGAAGGGGGCATATGATGCATGAATGTCCAAGCAGAAGAAACATCCTACTTAGAGAGATTGGAGAATATGAGAGTGAAAAAAGTGagggggaagaagaagagggagaagGTGTAAGTGAGGAAGATGATGTGGAATTGCCTAATGATGGTATAATTGGGGTGGTTAGGAGAATTATGACTATCAATTTGGGTAGTGTTGATGAAGGGCAGAGAGAGAATTTGTTTTATACTAGGTGTGGGATAAAAGGGAAGACTTATTCTATGATTATTGATGGGGGAAGTTGTGCAAATGTGGTGAGTTCATACTTGGTGGATAAACTAGGAATTGCATGCATGAAGCGCTCTACCCCATATAGGCTCCAATGGTTGAATGATTGTGGAGAAGTAAAGGTAAACAAACAGTGCATGATTTCATTCAATGTTGGTAGGTATGAAGATGAGATTCTTTGTGATGTAGTTCCAATGCAAGCATGTCATGTTTTACTTGGCCGACCATGGCAGTATGATAG gcagAATTTTGAAGATGTTTTTCCTGATGACACTCCAAAGGGATTGCCACCTTTGAGAGGGATTGAGCACCATATAGACTTTGTGCCTGGGTCTCAACTTCCTAATAGGCCTGCCTATAGGAGCAATCCTGAAGAGACCAAAGAATTACAAGGGTAAGTTGAAGAATTGCTTTAAAAGGGATTTGTTCGAGAGAGTATGAGCCCATGCTCTGTTCCAGTCCTATTGGTCCCCAAAAAGGATGGAACGTGGAGGATGT GTTTTGTGGTCAGTTCTAAGGGAGTTGAAGTAGATGATGAGAAAATCAAGGCAATAAAAGAATGGCCTAAACCTAATAGTGtaactgaagttaggagttttcatGGACTTGCTAgtttttataggaggtttgtgCGAGACTTTAGCACCATTGCTGCTCCTTTAACTGaagttattaaaaaagataaggTTTTTACATGGGGAAAGGAACAAGATGATGCATTTAACTTGCTGAAGGATAAATTGTGTTCTGCTCCTCTTTTGCAATTGCCTGATTTTTCTAagtcttttgaagttgagtgTGATGCCTCTGGTAAGGGCATAGGTGCAGTTTTGATGCAAGACTCCAAGCCAATTGCCTACTTTAGTGAAAAGCTAAGTGGAGCAACattgaactactcaacttatgaTAAGGAGCTATATGCCTTGGTGAGGGCGTTAGCTACATGGCAGCACTACTTGTGGCCTCGAGAATTTGTGGTCAAGACTGATCATGAGTCATTAAAATACttgaagagccaaggtaaactTAGTCGTAGGCATGCTAAATGGGTAGAGTTTATTGAAACTTTTCCTTATGTAATTGCTTACAAACAAGGAAAGGAGAATGTGGTTGCTGATGCACTCTCAAGAAGGTAT aaatttaatcttcaagatgaatttctattcaaggaaaataaattatgtgttcctaactgCTCGTTGCGTGAACTATTTGTTAGGGAAGCACATTGTGGAGGGCTAATGGGACATTTTGGTGTACCCAAAACACTGGAAATACTTTCTGAACATTTTTATTGGCCTAGCATGAGAAaggatgttgaaaaagtgtgttctTATTGTCTTGAATGTAAACAGGCTAAGTCTAGAACATTGCCGCATGGTCTTTATACTCCTTTACCTGTTTCTAATTCCCCTTGGATTGATATTTCTATGGATTTCATATTGGGGCTGCCAAGGACTAAGTATGGTAAGGATAGTATATTTGTGGTAGTAgatagattttctaaaatggCTCGTTTTATCCCATGTAAAAAGACTAATGATGCATCTCATGTGGCTGACTTGTTTGTAAAGGAAGTGGTTAAATTGCATGGAATACCTAGAACTATTGTTAGTGATAGGGATGCCAAGTTCTTAAGTCACTTTTGGAGAATTCTTTGGGGAAAGTTGGGAACTAAATTGCTATTTTCTACATCTTGTCACCCACAAACGGACGGGCAAACGGAAGTGGTTAATAGAACTTTAGGGAACATGTTGAGGGCTATTTTGAAAGGAAAGTTGACTTCTTGGGAAGATTACTTACCTATTgtagaatttgcttataataggACCTTCCATTCTTCTACTGGTAAGACTCCTTTTGAAGTTGTATATGGATTCAACCCCCTTACCCCCCTTGATTTATTGCCTTTGCC CTTGGTTTGGGTGCATATGCGAAAGGAAAGATTTCCTTCCAAAAGAAAGACCAAACTAGATCCTAGAGGAAGTGGGCCATACAAAGTCCTTGAAAGGATTGGAGACAATGCTTATAAACTTGATCTTCCTGGTGAGTTCCAA atttga
- the LOC125869724 gene encoding uncharacterized protein LOC125869724: MGSVAHAEEEKKELAKDVQFLGHLGVFLVDMSNGGVVVQNRSESSLVDIQVEHTIQILEDMFRACVIDFMGNWDDHLPLIEFPNNNNFRSSIHMAPYEALYGRRCRSLVGWFEVGEKALVGLDLVHEVKEKVQLIRDRLKTTYSRPKSYADVRRRDLMFEIDDWVFLVVSPMKEVMIFGKRGKVHGTQFS; this comes from the exons atgggtagtgtagcacatgctgaggaagagaagaaagaattagCCAAAGATGTTCAATTTCTTGGTCACTTAGGAGTTTTCCTTGTGGACATGTCAAATGGTGGTGTGGTAGTTCAGAAtaggtcagaatcttcattg gtGGACATTCAAGTAGAGCATACCATTCAAATATTAGAAGACATGTTCAGAGCTTGCGTGATTGATTTCatgggtaattgggatgatcacctacctctcatagagttcccTAACAATAACAACTTCCGTTCCAGTATTCatatggccccttatgaggcactttatgggcGTAGATGCAGATCtttggttggttggtttgaagtaggtgaaaaaGCCTTGGTTGGGTTAGATTTGGTTCATGAGGTTAAGGAGAAAGTTCAACTCATAAGAGATAGACTGAAGACAACTTATAGTCGTCcaaagtcctatgcagatgtgaggAGGAGGGACTTAATGtttgaaatagatgattgggttttcctggtGGTATCACCAATGAAGGAGGTAATGATATTTGGCAAGAGGGGGAAG GTTcatggaactcagttcagttag